Part of the Tenacibaculum sp. SZ-18 genome, ATTCATTTCCTAATGCAACATTGGTGTAGGATAACTTTGGACCGTTAAAAGCTACAAATTCTTCCACTTTTGTGGTGAAATCTATTTCAATAGTTAAAGTACGTGTAAATATATGTTTAAATATATATCGAACTCTTGGTGTAACTTTATGTGTATAAATTAATATCAATAGGTATTGATTTATTTGAAAAACTATTCTGCTTTATTTGATAATTTCTTCTGTTTGACAAAAACTCTCATCCAGTAAGTTATGGTTATTAAAACCAAAAATACCAATGTAAACTTGAAAACTGACATAATCATCTGATTTTTCATTTGTTTTTTAGAGGCTACACTTAATTCTTCTAGTTGAAGAAATAAGTTTTTATAGTTTATAACTTCTCCCTGATTATATAATTCACCAATAGCCAGAAACAACAAGGCATCAGTATAATGGTTTATATCATACCCACATTCTTTTAAGGTTATTAAATCTGATTTACTGAACTCTTCATTTTTTAAATTAAGTTCTTTGTTAAATAAAATTTCACGGTCGTAACTCTTAGAAAATATACTAATTGAACTAATTAAATAGAAAAAAATAAAAATACTTCTTAACCTCATTATTTAATATTTGAACTGATTCAGAAAAGAGTGAAGTTCTTTATAGTTTTCATAAAACTGCCTCATCAGCAAAGCTAAAATACCTCTTTTTACTAATTATCAAATGATCCAATAACTTAATATTTAAGGTTACTCCTGCTTCTTTAATTTGTTTTGTCAACTCAATATCAGCATGGCTTGGTTGCATTTTTCCAGAAGGATGATTGTGGCATAATACCATTCCTACTGAAGAAAGTTCTATCGCTCTTTTAAATACCAAACGAACATCAACTAAAGTGGCGGTTAAACCTCCTTTACTTAATTGATACTTATCTAAAACCTTATTTGCATTGTCTAAATACAATACCCAAAACTCTTCATGTCGCAGGTCACCAATTCGTTGATACATTAATTCAAATGCATCTTTAGAACAAGTAATCTTGGGTTTTACCTCTATATTTTCGGAGAATTGTCGCTTTCCAAGCTCCAAAGCTGTTAGAACAGAAATCGCCTTTGCCTCCCCGATTCCATTAAATCTTTGTAATTCTTCAACAGACAAATTTGCCAAGTTACCAAGATTATTTTGAACAGAAATTAGAATCCTCTTTGACAAGTCCACCGCACTCTCCTTACGATTACCCGATCCAATTAGTATAGCTATGAGTTCTGCATTTGATAAAGAATTAATTCCACGCAACATTAATTTTTCCCTTGGCCTATCTTCAATAGCCCAAGACTTTATATTTAATTTTTCCATCATTATAATTGCAATTTGTGGTAAAGATAGTAATTCTTCAATTTTCTTAATTAAGATTCTAGGTAGACACTATTTAAATTTTGTTTCTCTCAAAGTCATCTTAAAAATGTACCTTTGCATTCTATATTCTTAATTTTTAATATGAAAATTATAATAGCCGGAGCAGGAGATGTTGGATTTCATTTGGCTAAACTACTTTCGTACGAATCTCAAGATACATACATTGTTGATTTAGATGGTGAACGTTTGACTTACATTAATAATCATCTTGATGTAATCACAAAAAAAGGAGATGCTACTTCCATTAAATTACTGAAAGAAATTGGAATTGGTTCTGCAGATTTGTTATTAGCAGTTACAGAAAGTCAAAATACCAACTTTACTATCTCAGTTGTAGGAAAGGCTTTAGGAGTTAAAAAAACAATTGCTAGGATTAAAAATCCTGAATTTTTAAGTAGTGATGTTGTCGATTTTAAAGACTTTGGAGTAGATTTTATGATTTCTCCGGAAGAACTTGCTGCTGGTGAAATTAAACAATTGCTTTATCAATCTTCTTTTAATGATACTGTTGCTTTTGAAAACGGACTTTTTAATGTAATGGGAACTACTCTAGGATATAAATCTCCAATTGTAGATTTAACAGTTAAAGAGGCGAAGGAAAAATTTAATATGGTAGATTTTATTACCATCGCTATTAAAAGAGAAGGAATTGCTCAAACAATCATACCAAGAGGAGATACAGAATATAAAATAAACGATCAGGTTTATTTTTCTGTTCCAAACTACAGTATTGAAAAACTATATCCTATTTGTGGTAAAGAACATATTGAAATCAAAAATGTAATGATTTTAGGTGGAAGTAGTATTGGTATGAAAACTGCAAGAAACTTGTGCAAGGAAGATTTTAAAGTAAAGCTCATCGAAAAGAAAAGAGAAAAAGCATTGACTTTAGCAGAAGATTTACGTTCTACACTTGTTATTAATGGTGACGGTAGAGATTTAGAACTTTTGGAAGAAGAAAATATTAGAGATATGGATGCTTTTATCGCCGTTACGGGTAACTCTGAAACGAATATTATGTCTTGTTTAGTGGCAAAATCAAAAGGTGTTAAAAAAACCGTTGCCTTAGTAGAAAATATGGATTATATCAATATTTCTCAAACAATTGGAATTGACACTTTAATCAATAAAAAATTAATTGCGGCAAGTAATATTTTCCGTCATATACGAAAAGGTGAAATATTAGCACTTGCTAACTTGCACAATGTAGATGCCGAAGTATTTGAATTTGAAGTTCAAGAAAATGCTAAAGTAACCGAAAAACCAATTAAAGACTTACGTTTTCCTAGAGAAGCTGTTTTTGGAGGAATCATAAGAAATGGCGAAGCACTTATGTCCTTTGGTAATATGCAAATTCAAGCAGGTGATTATGTAATTGTATTCTGTTTACCTGAAGCGATATCTACTGTTGAAGATCTTTTTAATTAATGGACAATTTAAATCTCAAATTAATCTTCCGTTTTGCAGGAATCACGGCAATACTTAATGGTATTTTTATGTGGTTGGCTATTCCTTTTAGTTTATTTTTTCAAGAAAAAGCCACTTTAGGAATTTTGAATGCTGGGATAATTACCATTTTTGTAGGTCTCTTATTATTCTTTTTTAACAAACCAGACAATAAAAATCTGCAAAAAAAAGAAGGTTACTTAATCGTAACTCTTGGTTGGATAACGCTCACTGTTACCGGAATGCTGCCTTATTTACTGACGGGAAGTATTCCATCAGTAATTGATGCTGTTTTTGAAACAATTTCAGGGTACTCTACAACAGGATCGTCCATATTAACAGACATAGAAAGCATGCCAAAAGGAATTTTATTCTGGAGAAGTGCAACGCATTGGATTGGTGGTATGGGAATAATCGTACTAACGATTGCTATTTTGCCTTTATTAGGAATTGGAGGAATGCAGTTATTTATGGCTGAAGCTCCAGGTCCGTCTGCAGACAAATTACACCCTAGAATTACTGATACAGCCAAAAGGTTATGGTTAATTTATGTTGGATTAACAGTTGCTGAATTTCTATTACTAAAGGTTGCAGGAATGACTTGGTTCGATGCAATAAACCATGCAATGGCAACAGTAAGTACTGGTGGTTTTTCTACTAAAAACTCAAGTGTAGCCTATTATAATGGTATGCCATTAGTTCAATACGTTATTATCTTTTTCATGTTTATTGCAGGTACAAACTTCGTATTAACTTATTTTGCACTTAAAGGAAAAGTAAAAAAGGTAATTGAAAGTGAAGAATTTAAATATTACAGTTTAGGAATACTTTCAATAACCGTGTTAGTTACCTTGTGTATAATCTTTTTTAAAGATCCAATATTACAAACCTCTATTGATCATCCAATGGTATTAGGGGAAACAGAGAGTGCCTTTCGTCATAGTTTATTCTCGGTAATATCTGTTGTTACCACAACTGGTTTCGTCACGGCTGATTTCACAATGTGGAGTTTTTTTATTACGGGAATATTCTTCTCCCTATTCTTTGTTGGTGGTTCTGCTGGATCTACTTCGGGTGGTGTTAAAATAGTTAGACATATTGTAATGCTCAAAAATAGTTTTCTTGAATTTAAAAAATCATTACATCCAAATGCCATTATTCCTGTTCGCTATGATGGAAAAGCAGTAAAACAAAATATTGTTTTTAACATATTATCCTTTTTCATTTTATACATGTTAATTTTTATTGTCGGAGCAGTAATTTTAACTTTTATGGGATTAGACTTAAAATCAGCTCTCGGAGCTTGCGCATCTTCATTAGGTAATATTGGCCCTGCTATTGGAAGTGTAAGCCCTGTAGATAATTTTGCTCATTTAGCGCCTTCTGCCAAGCTCTTTTGTTCATTTTTAATGTTAATTGGACGTTTGGAATTATTTACAGTGCTAATCTTATTTTCTCCATTCTTCTGGAAAAAGAACTAATAATTAGAAATCTTTTCCAAAATCAGTCTTAAGTGAAGTAATCCTAATTTTATAAAAAAAACAATATATTTGAATTGGGGAAACATATATTACTATTTTAATCACACTTATTACTAAAAACTACACGCTTAATACTTTTTAGAATCATCTAGGTATAGATTGATAGTAAATTTGTTTTGGAATTTTATAAGGACACAAAAATTTTCAATAACCAAAACTAAATTATCATGAATTCAATTAAGAAAATTATCGGGCTTCTATTTGTTTGTTTCTTTTTGTCTAATGCTGAGGTAAAAGCACAAGAAGGATTTATAGGAGAAATTAGAATGTTTGCAGGAAACTTTGCTCCAAGAAATTGGGCTTTCTGTGACGGGCAATTACTAGCTATTAATTCAAATACTGCGTTATTTTCAATTTTAGGAACACAGTATGGTGGAGATGGAAGAACAACATTTGCATTACCAGACCTTAGAGGTCGAGTTGCAATTAGTGCAGGACGTGGACCTGGATTACAAGATTATAGGCAAGGACCAGGTTCTGGAGCTGAATTTAGAACTCTTACTCAAGCTCAAATGCCCAGCCATACCCATGCTGCTTCTTTTAATGGAACTGGAAGTAATGCATCTATAGCAATTCCTACTTATGCAGATGAAGCCAATGAAACTGAACCATCTAATCAATCTACATTAGCAATTGGTAATTTCCAAGGAGATGAAACACAGATGTATACTACTCAAACTCCTGACGGTACTTTAAAACCATTTAGCGCTCCTGTTACCGTTGGAGGTACAGTTATAGTAGGACAAGCTGGAGCTAGTCAATCTTTTGACAACAGACAACCTTACACAGTTGTTAGGTATATAATTTGTTTACAAGGGTTATATCCTTCAAGAAATTAAATATTTATTTACATGCTACACTAGCATATAGCTAGTGTGGTTTCTCTTTTATACTTTATACAGAGTCCCTCTTCAATTTATCAATTTAAACCGTTAAAGGAAAAATGTAGTTGCATCGCTATTTAGCTTTGCAATATTATTATTAAGTAAAGAATTCAATTAAAATTGAGAATTATACTTTTTTTTATAACTTTAAATTCAAAAACTAAATTATTTTAAATTAT contains:
- the radC gene encoding RadC family protein; amino-acid sequence: MEKLNIKSWAIEDRPREKLMLRGINSLSNAELIAILIGSGNRKESAVDLSKRILISVQNNLGNLANLSVEELQRFNGIGEAKAISVLTALELGKRQFSENIEVKPKITCSKDAFELMYQRIGDLRHEEFWVLYLDNANKVLDKYQLSKGGLTATLVDVRLVFKRAIELSSVGMVLCHNHPSGKMQPSHADIELTKQIKEAGVTLNIKLLDHLIISKKRYFSFADEAVL
- the trkA gene encoding Trk system potassium transporter TrkA produces the protein MKIIIAGAGDVGFHLAKLLSYESQDTYIVDLDGERLTYINNHLDVITKKGDATSIKLLKEIGIGSADLLLAVTESQNTNFTISVVGKALGVKKTIARIKNPEFLSSDVVDFKDFGVDFMISPEELAAGEIKQLLYQSSFNDTVAFENGLFNVMGTTLGYKSPIVDLTVKEAKEKFNMVDFITIAIKREGIAQTIIPRGDTEYKINDQVYFSVPNYSIEKLYPICGKEHIEIKNVMILGGSSIGMKTARNLCKEDFKVKLIEKKREKALTLAEDLRSTLVINGDGRDLELLEEENIRDMDAFIAVTGNSETNIMSCLVAKSKGVKKTVALVENMDYINISQTIGIDTLINKKLIAASNIFRHIRKGEILALANLHNVDAEVFEFEVQENAKVTEKPIKDLRFPREAVFGGIIRNGEALMSFGNMQIQAGDYVIVFCLPEAISTVEDLFN
- a CDS encoding TrkH family potassium uptake protein, encoding MDNLNLKLIFRFAGITAILNGIFMWLAIPFSLFFQEKATLGILNAGIITIFVGLLLFFFNKPDNKNLQKKEGYLIVTLGWITLTVTGMLPYLLTGSIPSVIDAVFETISGYSTTGSSILTDIESMPKGILFWRSATHWIGGMGIIVLTIAILPLLGIGGMQLFMAEAPGPSADKLHPRITDTAKRLWLIYVGLTVAEFLLLKVAGMTWFDAINHAMATVSTGGFSTKNSSVAYYNGMPLVQYVIIFFMFIAGTNFVLTYFALKGKVKKVIESEEFKYYSLGILSITVLVTLCIIFFKDPILQTSIDHPMVLGETESAFRHSLFSVISVVTTTGFVTADFTMWSFFITGIFFSLFFVGGSAGSTSGGVKIVRHIVMLKNSFLEFKKSLHPNAIIPVRYDGKAVKQNIVFNILSFFILYMLIFIVGAVILTFMGLDLKSALGACASSLGNIGPAIGSVSPVDNFAHLAPSAKLFCSFLMLIGRLELFTVLILFSPFFWKKN
- a CDS encoding phage tail protein, coding for MNSIKKIIGLLFVCFFLSNAEVKAQEGFIGEIRMFAGNFAPRNWAFCDGQLLAINSNTALFSILGTQYGGDGRTTFALPDLRGRVAISAGRGPGLQDYRQGPGSGAEFRTLTQAQMPSHTHAASFNGTGSNASIAIPTYADEANETEPSNQSTLAIGNFQGDETQMYTTQTPDGTLKPFSAPVTVGGTVIVGQAGASQSFDNRQPYTVVRYIICLQGLYPSRN